ACCATCGGAAATGGAACTGGAATTCGCCGCGGTGACCGACCCGTCTTTGGCAAACGCGGGTCTTAAGGTAGGAATTTTTGTCTCATCTAACTGATGGGGTTGCTGGTCATCTTCACAAGTCACGTTAGTTCGTTTTTGTTTGATGGTGACGGGTGTAATTTCCGCTTTAAATAAGCCTTGTTCGATCGCTTGCTTAGCTCGATGTAACGACTGCGTTGCCCACGCATCCATACTTTCACGGCTAAATTGAAAACGCTGCGCTGTTTGCTCAGCAAAGACACCCATCAACTCTCCTTGATAAGCATCTTGTAATCCATCGTAAAACATATGATCGATAACCTGATCATGCCCAAGACGAAAGCCCTCACGTGCATTCGGTAATAAATAAGGAGAAGCCGACATATTCTCCATACCGCCAGCCACGACAGCATTAGCACTGCCCGCTTGAATCAAATCATGCGCCAACATGACGGTTTTCATCCCTGAACCACAGACCTTGTTTAACGTTGTACATCCCACACTTTGCGGTATCTCAGCTTTCAAACTCGCTTGACGCGCCGGCGCTTGTCCAACTCCAGCAGGCAGTACACACCCCATATAAACTTCATCGATAGCATCGGCTGGAACTTGACTTTGTACTAGAGCAGCACGTATGGCGTTAGCGCCTAGCTCAGTAACATCAGTATGAGCAAACTGACCTTGGAATGCGCCGATTGGCGTTCTCTTCGCTCCAACAATCCATGTTTGATGATTCATTTCATTAACCTTTTGTTGACGTTCACGTAATAACTATACTAACATTTACGTTAACGTCAAGTTATGAGGTTATTGTCTATTCGTTTGACGATGTGGATTGCAATAAAAGGCTGTAATTTCAAGGCTCCCGAGATACTGCAATTTATTTACTTTAACGTTAACGAGTTGTATATTCTTATGAAAGGTTATACGAAAGTCGCAAGGGTTAAGGGATGAATACATTTAAGATCAGTGAGCTTGCTAAAGAGTTTGATATTACAACCCGCAGTATCCGTTTTTACGAAGATTTGGGTTTGATTACTCCTCAACGTAAAGGCAGTACGCGAATTTACAATGGTCGCGACCGAATCAGACTAAAACTGATTCTGCGTGGAAAACGCTTAGGCTTTTCACTCGCAGACATCAAAGAGTTATTTGAACTCTACGATACCGATCAAAGTACTGAGCAGTTAACTTACATGATCAGGCTTATCGAAGAGAAAAAGGCGACATTGCAACAACAAGCAAATGACATCAACGCGGTAATGATGGAGCTCAATGCGGCGAAGTTGCGATGTGAAAACACACTTAAATCGATGAAAGGTGATAGCGTCATCTAACCACAGAACTTGGGGATGTAGGTGGCGCAATTGGCAAGGATAAGCAATGAAATCGACCTACTCTTCCCTAAATTTCGTCTACGACGAAAATACCGATTTGCTCCGCGAGCAGATTAATAGCTTTGCAGCCAGCGAAATCGCACCGCTTGCACAATCTATAGACCAATCTAACGAATTCCCCAGCCATCTTTGGTCTAAAATGGGTGATATGGGCTTACTAGGCGTGACCATCGACGAACAGTTCGGTGGTGCAGGCATGGGCTACTTAGCGCACGTCATCGCCATGGAAGAAATTAGCCGAGCATCTGCCTCTGTGGGCTTAAGTTATGGTGCCCACTCAAACCTTTGTGTCAATCAAATCCACCGCAACGGCACACAAGCACAAAAAGAGAAGTATCTACCAAAGCTGGTGTCTGGTGAGCATGTTGGTGCACTCGCCATGAGTGAACCGGGCGCAGGTTCAGACGTCGTCGCGATGCAACTCAAAGCTGAGCGCAAAGGCGATCATTTCATTCTCAATGGCAACAAAATGTGGATCACCAATGGTCCTGATGCCCACACTTATGTGGTGTATGCCAAAACCGATCCTACTGCGGACGCTAAAGGCATCACCGCATTCATTATTGAGCGTGGCTTCCCCGGCTTTTCTCAAGCGCAGAAGCTCGACAAATTAGGCATGCGCGGCTCGAACACTTGCGAACTGGTGTTTGAGAATTGCGAAGTGCCAGTAGAGAACATCCTTGGAGAAGAAAACCACGGCGTCAAAGTGTTGATGAGCGGTTTGGATTATGAACGTGTCGTACTCGCAGGTGGTCCACTTGGTATCATGCAGGCGTGTATGGATATTGTGGTGCCATATATCCATGACCGTAAGCAATTTGGCAAATCCATTGGTGAATTCCAACTGGTTCAAGCCAAAGTCGCCGATATGTATACTCAAATGAATGCCGCCAAAGCCTATGTTTATGCGGTGGCTTCTGCCTGTGATCGTGGCGAAACCAGCCGAAAAGATGCCGCAGGCGCGATCCTATTTAGCGCAGAACTTGCTACAAAAATGGCACTAGATGCGATTCAGCTACTTGGCGGCAACGGCTATATCAACGAGTTTGATACCGGTCGCCTACTCCGTGATGCCAAGCTGTATGAAATTGGCGCAGGCACCTCGGAAATACGCCGCATGCTTATCGGCCGAGAATTGTTTAACGAAAGTGCCTAGTGCACACCTTTAATACGCAGCTTTTCTGTATCAATAAACGCAGAAAAGCTTGTTCACTTAATGGAGAAGCAGTTCATGGCACACATTATTAGCAAAATAAATTCGCAATCCGAGCAATATCAGCAAAACTACCATTCAATGACGCACTTAGTCGATGAGCTCTACACCGTAGTCAACCAAATTGAAGATGGCGGTGGTGAAACGGCGCGTGAACATCAACGTAAAAAAGGCAAAATCGCAGTTCGCGAGCGTATTCTTGCCCTCCTCGACTCGGGCTCATCTTTCCTAGAAATAGGTCAATTTGCCGCCTGGGATGTCTACCCAGACTATGTGCCCTGTGGCGGTGTCGTGGCAGGAATTGGCGTGATCAATGGCACCGAATGCATGATCGTCGCCAATGACGTCACAGTAAAAGGTGGCAGTTACTACCCGCTAACCGTTAAAAAACACCTTAGAGCACAAGAGATCGCGCTCAAATGTCGATTGCCGTGCGTCTACTTAGTCGACTCTGGCGGCGCTAACCTACCAAGGCAAGATGAAGTCTTCCCCGACAAAGAGCACTTTGGTCGTATTTTCTATAACCAAGCTCGCATGTCTGCGCAAGGAATTGGGCAAATCGCTGTTGTTATGGGGCTATGTACTGCGGGCGGTGCGTATGTTCCCGCGATGTGTGACGTTTCAATCATTGTTAAACAACAAGGCACCATATTCCTCGCGGGACCTCCTCTGGTTAAAGCGGCGACCGGTGAAGAAGTGAGTGCCGAAGAGCTTGGCGGTGCCGATGTCCACTGCAAAACCTCAGGGGTCGCGGACTACAGCGCAGATAACGATCATCACGCCTTGGAGCTGGCACGTCGAGCTGTTGGACAACTCAACGTCCTCAAACCTACCCAGCTTAAACTCAAGCCAGTACTCTCTCCACGTTACCCCGCCGAAGAGCTTTACGGCATTGTGGGTAGCGATCTCAAAAAGCCGTTTGACGTCAAAGAAGTGATTGCTCGTATCGTCGATGCCTCTCAATTCGATGAGTTTAAAGCCCAATTCGGTGAAACGCTGGTCTGTGGTTTTGCGCATATCCATGGCATGCCTATCGGCATTGTCGCCAACAATGGCATTCTATTTTCCGAATCGGCACAAAAAGGCGCTCACTTTATTGAGCTTTGCGCGCAACGAAAAATACCTTTGCTGTTTTTGCAGAACATCACTGGCTTTATGGTGGGACAAAAGTACGAAGCCGAAGGGATTGCCAAGCACGGCGCCAAAATGGTGATGGCGGTCTCTTGCGCCGATGTACCTAAATTTACCGTGATCATTGGTGGCTCATACGGTGCTGGTAACTACGGCATGTGTGGTCGCGCTTATGACCCTACCATGATGTGGATGTGGCCCAATGCTCGCATTTCAGTTATGGGCGGTGACCAAGCAGCCAATGTTATGGCGCAAGTCACGCGAGATATCAAAGCACGTAAGGGAGAAAACTGGAGTGACGAGCAAGAGCAACAGTTCAAACAGCCGATCATCGACCAATACCAAACCCAGAGTCACGCCTATTACGCCAGTGCTCGCTTGTGGGATGACGGCATTATTGATCCGGTCAAAACCCGCGATGTGGTTGGCATAGCATTATCAGCTGCGTTAAATGCACCGATTCCAGAGAGCAAATTCGGTATCTTCCGCATGTAAATAACATATTGATCTTTATCTACTAAAATTAAAAAGACAAAGGTTCAACGTTAATTTTGACACAGGACGTCATATGACAGGACTACTGCTTGAAAAAGACAGCAACGGCGTGGCTTGGTTAACCCTCAATCGCCCTGAAAAGCACAACGCGTTTGATGATGTGCTGATTGCCAATTTAATCACCAAACTGGATGAGTTAAAACAAGACTCATCACTTAACGCGCTGGTTTTAGACGCGAATGGTAAACACTTTTCCGCCGGAGCGGATTTAAACTGGATGAAATCGATGGCGAGTATGTCCGAGCAAGACAACTTGCGTGACGCGCAGCAATTAGCCTTGCTGCTGCATAAACTCGATACCTTCCCCAAGCCTACCATCGTTATTGCCCAAGGGGCGGCATATGGCGGCGCGCTCGGCTTAATTTGCTGCTGCGATATTGCGATAGGCACACCTGATAGCCGCTTTTGTCTCAGTGAAGTCAAGTTAGGGTTACTTCCAGCAACGATTGGTCCTTATGTAATGCGCACCATTGGTCAAAGACAGAGCCGTCGTTACTTTTTAACGGCAGAGGTCATCGATAGTGATACAGCATTAAACTTAGCGATCCTCCACCATCTTTCCTATCAGCCCCATGAACTTGCCAAGAGCATCACACAACAGTTAGCCAACCATGGACCCAATGCTTTATCAGCGGCTAAACAGCTCTGTCTGCATTGTGACAATCAACCTATTGATCAAGCCTTGATTGATCACACCAGCCAAGCGATCGCTTCAGCTCGAGTCTCCAAAGAGGGTCAAGAAGGGCTCAGCGCATTCTTTGCAAAACGTTCACCGGTTTGGAGGTAATATGTTTAAACGAATTTTAATCGCCAACCGTGGTGAAATTGCCTGTCGAGTCATGCGCACAGCAAAAGAAATGGGCATCGAAACCGTTGCGGTTTACTCTGATGCTGACCGCACTAGTCAGCATTGCAAGCAAGCGGATATTGCTGAGTATATTGGCTCATCTCCTGCGAGTGAATCCTACTTAAATATCGATAAGATCATCCAAGTGGCTAAGCAGCATCAAGTGGACGCCATTCACCCCGGTTACGGTTTTCTTTCAGAAAACGCTCAGTTCGCCAAAGCGTGCCAAGAGAATGGGATTGTTTTTATCGGTCCACCTGTTGATGCAATTGACCAAATGGGCTCTAAATCCCAAGCAAAAGCGATTATGGAACAAGCCAAGGTACCATTGGTCCCCGGCTACCACGGTCAAAATAATTCACTCAAGCACCTTACCGAGGAAGCAAACAAAATTGGCTACCCAGTAATGCTCAAAGCAGTCATGGGCGGCGGCGGTAAAGGAATGCGGGTCGTCAACCGCGCAGAAGAAATGCCTTTCGCCATAGAGAGTGCTCAGCGTGAAGCTCAGTCAAGCTTTGGCGACCAACAACTTTTAATTGAAAAGTGCATCGTAAAACCGCGCCATGTTGAAATCCAAGTATTTGCAGATCAACATGGCAATTGCCTCTACTTATCAGACCGCGACTGTTCAATTCAACGTCGCCACCAGAAAGTGGTAGAAGAAGCTCCAGCGCCAGGATTGAGCGATCAACTGCGCCATGCCATGGGTAAAGCCGCTGTACAAGCTGCTAAAGCGATTAATTACGTTGGTGCAGGTACGGTGGAATTCCTGCTCGATAGCAGTGGCGAATTCTACTTTATGGAAATGAACACGCGCTTACAGGTTGAACATCCAGTGACCGAGCTCATTACCGGTGTAGATTTGGTCGAATGGCAGTTGCGAGTAGCATCAGGTGAAGCCCTACCAATTAGGCAACATGACATTGTCCATTCAGGGCACGCAATTGAGCTACGCATTTACGCAGAAGATCCTGCCCGTGACTTTATGCCCTCTACAGGGCAAATCCATTATCTCTCTGAGCCAAGCTTTCTTTCTGACGTGCGTGTAGACAGTGGGATTGTGCAAGGCGATAGTGTCAGCGAATATTATGATCCGATGATCAGCAAGCTGATTGTATTCGGCGATACTCGCACCAGCGCCATTAGACTGCTTAAAGAGGCATTAAGCCACTATCATGTCCTCGGCATCACCACCAATATTGGCTATTTGCACAGCATTATCAGCCAGGATGCTTTTGCTGACGTTGCTTTGGATACTGACTTTCTAATCACCCACCAAGAGTCGATCCAACAACGACAAACCTGCGAGCACGGAATCTTGCTGACTATGGCGACCGTCGCACGCCTAAACCAGCCATGCCAACTTCACCACAAGCTTGGAAAGTCGCTACCTGAACCAAGCCGTGAAGGCTTTCGACTCTCGCAGCAGCAAGTGTCTCGATTCAACTTCACTCATCCAAATGAAAGTAAGCAGATAGAAAATCACCAAACGGTCATTACCCATACTGGTCAAAGAAACAATCACTTCAAAGTGAATGTGCAAGACCAACTGTACCGCGTCACGATTATTGACACGAATATTGACTCGACTATTAAAAATGGCGCGGTCATGACTGTAGAAATCGATGGCGTACGCTACCGCTTTCACGCGCAAGTGACTCCAGATTCGACGGCTGTTTTCTATCAAGGGCAAGCTTATGAATTTACTCATCAGCCTAACTATGAATCGGCTCAAGATAACCAAGAAGAGCTCAACCCAACAGCGCCGCTCAATGGCATTGTCTCTGCCCTTCTGGTGGAGAAAGGCGACCAGGTCGCGCAAGGTGACCCATTGTTAGTAGTAGAAGCAATGAAGATGGAATACACCATCAATGCCACCCAAGCCGCAGTCATTGATGATGTGTTATGTGAGTTGGGCGATCAAGTTCAGCACGGCGCCGTGCTACTGCATCTCTCTACCCCAGATGATGATCCCACACCGGAGGTAAAACATGCTTCCAACCAAAGTTAACATCGTCGAAGTCGGTGCACGTGATGGTCTACAAAATGAACAGTCTGTCACACTAGACGATAAAGTTCGCCTAATCAACCGATTAAGCCACAGCGGACTCAAGCACATCGAAGCCGGATCATTTGTATCACCCAAATGGGTGCCACAGATGGCAGACTCCGCTCTGGTTTTTGCCAACATCCACCAGCAGCCAGGGATCATCTATAGCGCCCTCACCCCGAACCTTGCGGGTTTAGAGCGTGCGATAGAAAGTGACGTGAAACAAGTCGCGGTGTTTGGTTCTGCTTCCGAGTCATTTAGTCAAAAGAACATTAACTGTTCTATCGAGGAAAGCTTAGAGCGCTTTGAACCTGTGATCGCCCTCGCTCAACAACACAAAATTGACGTACGCGGCTATCTCTCTTGCACCATGGTTTGCCCTTATGAGGGCAACATCAAGCCAGAGCAGACCGCTTTAATCGCCAGTAAACTGTTTGATATGGGATGCTATGAAATCTCTCTCGGAGATACGGTCGGCAAAGCAACGCCGAACCGAGTCGAAGCGATGCTTGATGCACTGTTTAAGCAACTGCCAAAAGATGCCTTAGCGGTGCATTTCCATGATACTTACGGACAAGCCTTAGCGAACATATACCAAGCATTGTTGATGGGTATTGGTACTGTAGACAGCGCAGTCGCAGGTTTAGGTGGCTGCCCTTATGCGAAAGGCGCCAGTGGCAACGTGGCAACGGAAGATGTGCTCTATCTTTGTCACAACCTAGGCATTGAAACAGGCGTTGATATCGATGCTATCAACCAAGCTGGCTGGGAGATTTGC
The genomic region above belongs to Vibrio ponticus and contains:
- a CDS encoding carboxyl transferase domain-containing protein, giving the protein MAHIISKINSQSEQYQQNYHSMTHLVDELYTVVNQIEDGGGETAREHQRKKGKIAVRERILALLDSGSSFLEIGQFAAWDVYPDYVPCGGVVAGIGVINGTECMIVANDVTVKGGSYYPLTVKKHLRAQEIALKCRLPCVYLVDSGGANLPRQDEVFPDKEHFGRIFYNQARMSAQGIGQIAVVMGLCTAGGAYVPAMCDVSIIVKQQGTIFLAGPPLVKAATGEEVSAEELGGADVHCKTSGVADYSADNDHHALELARRAVGQLNVLKPTQLKLKPVLSPRYPAEELYGIVGSDLKKPFDVKEVIARIVDASQFDEFKAQFGETLVCGFAHIHGMPIGIVANNGILFSESAQKGAHFIELCAQRKIPLLFLQNITGFMVGQKYEAEGIAKHGAKMVMAVSCADVPKFTVIIGGSYGAGNYGMCGRAYDPTMMWMWPNARISVMGGDQAANVMAQVTRDIKARKGENWSDEQEQQFKQPIIDQYQTQSHAYYASARLWDDGIIDPVKTRDVVGIALSAALNAPIPESKFGIFRM
- a CDS encoding acetyl-CoA carboxylase biotin carboxylase subunit; translation: MFKRILIANRGEIACRVMRTAKEMGIETVAVYSDADRTSQHCKQADIAEYIGSSPASESYLNIDKIIQVAKQHQVDAIHPGYGFLSENAQFAKACQENGIVFIGPPVDAIDQMGSKSQAKAIMEQAKVPLVPGYHGQNNSLKHLTEEANKIGYPVMLKAVMGGGGKGMRVVNRAEEMPFAIESAQREAQSSFGDQQLLIEKCIVKPRHVEIQVFADQHGNCLYLSDRDCSIQRRHQKVVEEAPAPGLSDQLRHAMGKAAVQAAKAINYVGAGTVEFLLDSSGEFYFMEMNTRLQVEHPVTELITGVDLVEWQLRVASGEALPIRQHDIVHSGHAIELRIYAEDPARDFMPSTGQIHYLSEPSFLSDVRVDSGIVQGDSVSEYYDPMISKLIVFGDTRTSAIRLLKEALSHYHVLGITTNIGYLHSIISQDAFADVALDTDFLITHQESIQQRQTCEHGILLTMATVARLNQPCQLHHKLGKSLPEPSREGFRLSQQQVSRFNFTHPNESKQIENHQTVITHTGQRNNHFKVNVQDQLYRVTIIDTNIDSTIKNGAVMTVEIDGVRYRFHAQVTPDSTAVFYQGQAYEFTHQPNYESAQDNQEELNPTAPLNGIVSALLVEKGDQVAQGDPLLVVEAMKMEYTINATQAAVIDDVLCELGDQVQHGAVLLHLSTPDDDPTPEVKHASNQS
- a CDS encoding isovaleryl-CoA dehydrogenase; this translates as MKSTYSSLNFVYDENTDLLREQINSFAASEIAPLAQSIDQSNEFPSHLWSKMGDMGLLGVTIDEQFGGAGMGYLAHVIAMEEISRASASVGLSYGAHSNLCVNQIHRNGTQAQKEKYLPKLVSGEHVGALAMSEPGAGSDVVAMQLKAERKGDHFILNGNKMWITNGPDAHTYVVYAKTDPTADAKGITAFIIERGFPGFSQAQKLDKLGMRGSNTCELVFENCEVPVENILGEENHGVKVLMSGLDYERVVLAGGPLGIMQACMDIVVPYIHDRKQFGKSIGEFQLVQAKVADMYTQMNAAKAYVYAVASACDRGETSRKDAAGAILFSAELATKMALDAIQLLGGNGYINEFDTGRLLRDAKLYEIGAGTSEIRRMLIGRELFNESA
- a CDS encoding hydroxymethylglutaryl-CoA lyase, with product MLPTKVNIVEVGARDGLQNEQSVTLDDKVRLINRLSHSGLKHIEAGSFVSPKWVPQMADSALVFANIHQQPGIIYSALTPNLAGLERAIESDVKQVAVFGSASESFSQKNINCSIEESLERFEPVIALAQQHKIDVRGYLSCTMVCPYEGNIKPEQTALIASKLFDMGCYEISLGDTVGKATPNRVEAMLDALFKQLPKDALAVHFHDTYGQALANIYQALLMGIGTVDSAVAGLGGCPYAKGASGNVATEDVLYLCHNLGIETGVDIDAINQAGWEICRALGKQPVSKVALALGES
- a CDS encoding MerR family transcriptional regulator; the protein is MNTFKISELAKEFDITTRSIRFYEDLGLITPQRKGSTRIYNGRDRIRLKLILRGKRLGFSLADIKELFELYDTDQSTEQLTYMIRLIEEKKATLQQQANDINAVMMELNAAKLRCENTLKSMKGDSVI
- a CDS encoding thiolase family protein; amino-acid sequence: MNHQTWIVGAKRTPIGAFQGQFAHTDVTELGANAIRAALVQSQVPADAIDEVYMGCVLPAGVGQAPARQASLKAEIPQSVGCTTLNKVCGSGMKTVMLAHDLIQAGSANAVVAGGMENMSASPYLLPNAREGFRLGHDQVIDHMFYDGLQDAYQGELMGVFAEQTAQRFQFSRESMDAWATQSLHRAKQAIEQGLFKAEITPVTIKQKRTNVTCEDDQQPHQLDETKIPTLRPAFAKDGSVTAANSSSISDGASAMVLVSSEYGKHHNLQPLARVLAHATHARVPEEFTIAPVFAIEKLLDKLNWTKSDVDLWEINEAFAVVTQYAVKTLELDDAKVNIRGGACALGHPIGASGNRILVSLIHALKQTGGKRGIASLCIGGGEATAIAIEIC
- a CDS encoding enoyl-CoA hydratase-related protein, translated to MTGLLLEKDSNGVAWLTLNRPEKHNAFDDVLIANLITKLDELKQDSSLNALVLDANGKHFSAGADLNWMKSMASMSEQDNLRDAQQLALLLHKLDTFPKPTIVIAQGAAYGGALGLICCCDIAIGTPDSRFCLSEVKLGLLPATIGPYVMRTIGQRQSRRYFLTAEVIDSDTALNLAILHHLSYQPHELAKSITQQLANHGPNALSAAKQLCLHCDNQPIDQALIDHTSQAIASARVSKEGQEGLSAFFAKRSPVWR